ggaaagaaaagaataggCAAGTATGTACCTGGAGAGACAGACACTTGATAGTGAGAGCAAGGAAGTGTAAGGGCAGCCTACCTTTCACTTGGGCAAGGTcaattcctttttctgctgcCAGTTTCTTTGCCAGGGGACTAACCACGATCCTTCCTTTCCGGGGAGGTGGCCCAGCTGTGGGGACTGCTGGAGTGGAAGGAacagcaggctggggaggaggaacagcagCAGGAGTTGCCACCACCTTAACAGAAGAATCAAAGCCATTAGCTTCAGGATCATTCAGCAAAAGCTTTGAGGGTACCGTGAAAGAACAGGATCATCTACTTACCAGTCAAGAGAACAGCAAAAATAGTCACTAATCTGAAAGAATTTTCAGATTCAGAGAAGCTTCCCAGTGCCAGAAATTAAATCAGAAACCTCCTGGGAAGGAGACCAACTAAGCTGCTCAATTATACAACAAAAAAGGGTGAAATAAATAACTTATGCTCCCAGTTTTCAAGGATGAGGCATTGGAACTGGCACAAGcaacaggctggagaagaaatcATAACGAATGACTATCCGCTCCAATTTCTGGAGGGCAAACCAGTAATCACTTCTTAGGTCACCTATCACCAACACATGTGTTAGCCTtgcattcacagaatcataaacaTTATTGTTGCGGCCAGGGCTTCACACAGTCAAACCAGCAGAACAGTTCACATCAAACCTCTTAATGGTCCCGTAACTTCTCTCACAGTAACTTCTCTCACATGCTAAGAATGGTCCttactggaggaggaggaggaggaggaggaggaggaggaggagcttgTGCCTTCATGTCAGTTACTGCAGTGGCTTGGTAGTCAGCAAAGGCTGGAATATCAGACTCTTTCTCCACAATGATGCAGAGAGCTGTCCCTAATGGCACATCTCTTGTTCCTTCAGGCACCAAGATTTTTGCCAAGTAGCCTTCCTCTTGCACTTCAAAGCCtgtaagggaaagaaacaaaagtggtTTGGTACCTGATGCAGCTGAAGAGTTCCTCTAAATGCTGCTTCCAAAGACTTGGGTAGCTAAAGCCCTGTCCTATATTTAGTAGGCAAAAGAATCCTTTTCAGTTCAACTGGTAGGGAAACATCGCCATGCACTGTACATTACTAAGAAGAATCGATGAAGAAATAGAAGTGGTTTTAGGAGTGTCAATGTTTAACTTCTCATTCCATTGGAGAGCTAACAAAACTTGTTTTAGTTACCCCACAGCTTCACGTGGGATAGCTGAGCAGCTAGGAGAACAGTTGGTACAGATCTCGATCCTCCCCTTTTAAGGGCACCTCCCATTCTTGGCTTTGGAGTTGACTCACCTATTGTGGCTTTATCTGTCTCAATCTCTGCCAGTAAGTCTCCCTCACTCAGTTTCTCCCCCACCTTCTTCTCCCATCTCTGCACTGTGCCCATTGTCATGGTAGGTGACAGGGCAGGGAGAGTGACCTGTAAAGCCACAGAatacaaaagaaatcagattCTGGTAATCTAAAAGGAACAGGAACGTAGTTTTAACTCCTGAATAAATGAAGCCAGCCTAAAGAAGTAGCCAGCCTTTAATGCACTCCTAGATACAGCTCCATTAGAGCAAAGCACAGCACTTTGTTATATTGCTAGTTTGGCTTCTTTTGTCAAGGCCtaagcaagaaagcaagcaaaagcaaaaaccaagAAATCTATACATCAAAATAATTATTATCACCATCACATCAGTAGAGTCTTGCGGCTGCTGTCTGCAAGGCTAAAAGGAAGACTGATGCAAGTCACTTTGCCTGTGACGAACTGGTTTGGTCCCTTTAAAAGCTATACTGACTTGTCTTCCAACAAGCACTCAAAGATGCTGTAGGTTTGCACATGCATATTGCTGTCCAACAAACACAGCACGTACAAGTACAATTTCAGAGCAGAACAGGACAGATAAGGCAAGCAGTGGGAAATAAGCAAGTTTAGTAGCTAAAACGCAAGTCAGATTAAGAAGCCTTTAATTAATTCTTCAATCAATTGCTAACTTTGCCTAACATCTCAGATAAATCAGTTCCCACATCTATCATCTCTGGAATGaggctttatttttcaaaggacTGGCACAGAAATACCCCATTACAAAGCGCTCAAATACAAAACCAGTGGATGTACACTTCAATATCTAAGCAAGGTAGAAAGATTATTCACAAATACAACTCATTATTAGTCACTCACAAACACATGTGGTGTGTTCATCAGAGTATCACAGATGAGTTCTGCTCCGAGATGTAAGCAGGGCCCTTGGAGCTTTTTAACATTTAGCACAAGGTCTTTTTATACTAGAAATGTCCAAATAATGCAAATGTAGCAGGTTTTTCCAGCCTGCATAACAATCCTGGAGAGATAAGTCTCTCCTCTACGAGCAGCTAGGATGCTAAAATGACTTtctgaaaaaagctttctgtgacCTCCCCCAACACCTGCTTTAAGCATGCAACAATTTGAGTGGCATACACTCCTGCAATTATAGCCAATAACTTCCCACTCCAGAGAGTACTTATGACAAAATGCCCTGGAGCTAACAatgacaaagacagaaaaagagtgCAACAAGCCTTAAATCATCAGCAATGCTCTCTTACCTGCATATGAGGAGGGTAAGAGCTGCCAGGAGCCTGAGGAGAAGGCTGAGTTGGTGGTGAGGGAGCTGAAGCTTGAGGGGGAGGCACTGAGGCTGCAGGGGGGGCAGATGCTGCAGAATCCAGagtataatttttaaaggcatCAACATATTCAGGCCTAGAAGAAAACCCGGAACCACAAAACCAGTCACATGACTGTCTCTTAGCCTTTCACACCAGGCACCCAAGAATCCCCAAGAGTGAAAATTCAACTCAAGGGTTAGCAAAATACATACTTTTCTACTGTGATACATATTATTGCCCCAATAGGAACATCTCTTGTTCCTTCTGGCACCAGGATCTTGGCCAAGTAACATTCCTCCAGGCTCTCAAAGCCAACTGTTGCTTTGTCTGTCTCCACCTTTGAGAGAGAAAGGATGTCATTATGGCTATCGAAAAGAATAGTGAGCTCAGAGCCTATCAGTCTGATAGCTTAGGGTCACAACACACGCAGTTCTGGAAAAATCACCCTAGGGCACCAGTTCTAGGAAAGTATGCTCTCAAACAGGTTAAGTGCTGCTCCTGCTCATAAAGAGGGAAAGCAGCAACCAGGTTTGAAAGGCCATTAGCCACTTGTTCTCAACAGCATCTGTTAGGATCTGTGATCTCGCACACAAGACCTATGTTCAAGTGAGGGCAATCAGGGACAGAACGAAGGATGCACACGCAGCCCATCCTGTGTTCCCAGGATACCTCTGCTATGAGCTCCCCTTCACCGATCTTGTCACCCTCCTTCTTTTCCCAGCGTGCAATGGTGCCCATCTGCATTGTGGGGGACAGAGCTGGCAAGGCCACCTGTGAGGAATAGGGCAGTGTTACAACCCAGACAGCCCCAACAGTAGGGAAAACGCACACAGCGCAAAGAGGGGTCCTCAGCACAAGCGGGGACAGGGGAGGCACAAAGAAGAGCCTGTCTGCAAATCCCCAACAGGTCGGCACTACCTCCAACCTACTGGTAAAACTGCAGGGCAAACCAGTACTGGGGTGCTGCGACGGGGCAGACCAAGAAAAGGAGAGGCTATACCAGGGGACCAAGAGAGGTACAGGCAAAAAGAACGAGTGGTGAAAGAGATGGTAGCCCATAGTGGTACCGGGACATGGGGTAGGGTGGCGGCAAGGGCATGAGAAGTGCGGGAGTGAGGACTGAAGAGCTGCAGTTCCCTAGGCGAGGGGAAGCAAGACCCGAAAACAGAAAGTGAAGGCGCTGCCCCTGAGGCAGGCGACACGGGTCTGTCCTCCGGGGGACCCCAGTGGCTACAGGGTGctcggggcagcggggggggggggtgtctaccTAGGATAGGGAGGGAGCCTCTCACCTTTTGGTGTGCCGGGAGACTGCAGCTGCGGCACGGGACGAGCCGGggccaggcgggaggcagcaggagccCGCCAGGCCGGTGCGTGGGGCCGCCCAACGGCCGCGGCCCAGCCCCGACCCCCACCGCCGCGCCGCGGCcggccccagcagcactgagcgcTCGGCGGCTCCGCACCACAGCAGgaggccccgccgcgccccgggcTACGCGTCGCGCCAACACCCGCCACATGCTGGAGCCGGAGCcacggcccctccgccgccgctcgGTGACCTCCTCCGTCCGGGCACGGCGCCGCACAGCTCCGCGCAACACTGCCGCGCTGCCGTAAAGCGCGGCGGACGTACGGCGGGGCGGGCTCGCCGCCTACTGGCGGCGCAGGGGGTGCTGGGTCGCACTGCGCAGGGGCGGGATGGCCCTGGCCGACCGGCGCGGGCAGGGGAGGCTGCTCGGGGCCTGGCCCCGACCGTCCCCGCCGAGGGCGGAGAGGCCGGCGGCGTGCTGAATGACTTAGGAGCGGCTGCTCCCGAGCGCGTGGGATGCGCTTTGGCTGAGCTCAGCCGGTTGCACCTTGGGGGTGGAAGCAGTGAAATTTGCTATCGCCAAGGCAGCCGGGCAGAGCTCAGGTTTCAATTTTGTATTGGTCATGCCCCTTTTAAGAGCCTGCTCTTCAGGACGCAAGTCtcagaaaatacatgttttcacATAACATTGtggaaaagcaatagaaaagggGCTAACCTTATGCACTGTATCCCTCCCTGTCTGTGCCTTCTCATGTCTCAGCCATCTTCCCTTTCACGAGCACTTAACAAACTCAGTTTGCAAACCCCCATTTATTGCAATAACTGCCTGGTCCACTAATGCACAGGTGATGGGGTCAGGTATGTCTGGTTTAGATGCATCAATAAAGCTTTACTTTCCTAGagaatgagctttagaacaactgCCTTAAGCCATGAATGCAAACATCAGAGTTTctatcaaaatataattttaccCATAGCATGTATGTTACATAAGCGAGTTACAAGTATAGGAACAGGAAAGTAACTTTGAAGAAAGTTGGACAGAAATAAACAGattcaaaacaatgaaaaaatacaagtCCTGGGTATGATATTAAGAGTGCAGCCCCAGAATAAATCCACTTAAGTGTGTTATAGCAACATCCGGCCAACAGCTTTTGGACCTGGTACCTCTTAATCCCATGTGTAATATTACTCACCTCCTCCAGACCCCTTTCTGTCAATCATGAAAAGATAAAAAGTCTGAAGAAGGGTGCTGTGccaatacagaaataaagctgaACCCAGACTGTGCCTGGGATACAGCTTATCACAGCAGCAGTCCTTCAGCTTCAGTGACAGCTATTCCAGCAACTCTAGCTCATGATGTTAGCATGGATGAAAGGTACACAAGTACCAGGCCCAAAAAGCAAGCCTTTTGTCCAGTCTTGCTCCTTCTTAAACATAGCCCATTGTTTCTCTGGAGAGCATGTGTTTCCAAATAGGGTTCAGTCTTTGGCTCTCTGGTGGCAGTAAGCTTATTAAATGGGACCATGGTTAGTTATCTGAACTGATCTAAGAACAAGAACAGGTGGTCTCCTATATCAGCTAACAACTGTTTTCTTCATGGGAAAACTGGATAGCTATGGGCAAGGCTGGACTAAAGCCTTATCCATGAGAAGCTCTGACCATATTAAGAGCCTCCTGTGTCTTCGCTGCTCCAAAACCAAACTGCTCATCCTTGAGTAGCAGTGAGGGACATGGAACTGGCCACTACAGACCTTGGAAATTGTCTTAATTTTCTCCATAAAATTCTTGCCTTGGTGCGTGGCTCTTGCTGAAATAAAATTGATAAGTAAAACCTGAAGAAAGAAACACTTGAGGAAAAAATTGCAATTAATATACAACTCCATGCTCTCTTTACCACTAGAGATCATGCAACAGAGAAGCTATTTCCAGGGAGTATGaaaaattctttgtttcttttccaaaaagagaTGTATTCCACCTCTGCAGCCCAGTGATGAAGTTGTTCATTGATGAACTTTCCTACTGCTGTCTGTAAGGAGAAAGTCACCATAACCAATTGTCCAGAACAGGAGGCATGTTGTGTGGTACCAATGTGGCGCAAAGCCACGTAAGAGCATTCAGCTACTTCCTGGACAGTGAAGCAGTGAGAAAATAAATAGTATTGTTGCTGCTTATTAAAGCTGGCAAAAATATAAAACCCAGTAGGAACTAGTTGGATTTCCATCGTAAAATAAAGTTATGAGCCCAGTGTTGTGTTAACAGGAGACAATACAAAACATCTCAGCATCCACTAGAAAATGAGTAAACCACAGCATAATGCATGCAGAAATATACAGAAAGCACTTGCACTAGTATAAAAATATCCACAGTCCTCAG
Above is a genomic segment from Chroicocephalus ridibundus chromosome 18, bChrRid1.1, whole genome shotgun sequence containing:
- the DLAT gene encoding dihydrolipoyllysine-residue acetyltransferase component of pyruvate dehydrogenase complex, mitochondrial, which gives rise to MWRVLARRVARGAAGPPAVVRSRRALSAAGAGRGAAVGVGAGPRPLGGPTHRPGGLLLPPAWPRLVPCRSCSLPAHQKVALPALSPTMQMGTIARWEKKEGDKIGEGELIAEVETDKATVGFESLEECYLAKILVPEGTRDVPIGAIICITVEKPEYVDAFKNYTLDSAASAPPAASVPPPQASAPSPPTQPSPQAPGSSYPPHMQVTLPALSPTMTMGTVQRWEKKVGEKLSEGDLLAEIETDKATIGFEVQEEGYLAKILVPEGTRDVPLGTALCIIVEKESDIPAFADYQATAVTDMKAQAPPPPPPPPPPPPVVATPAAVPPPQPAVPSTPAVPTAGPPPRKGRIVVSPLAKKLAAEKGIDLAQVKGTGPDGRITKKDVESFVPPKVAPAPALEAVPAAAAVAAAQVGTFTDIPISNIRRVIAQRLMQSKQTIPHYYLSIDVNMGEVLVLRKELNQEVSDNIKLSVNDFIIKASALACLKVPEANSSWMDTVIRQHHVVDVSVAVSTPAGLITPIVFNAHIKGLASISKDVVSLATKAREGKLQPHEFQGGTFTISNLGMYGIKNFSAIINPPQACILAVGSSEKRLVPADNEKGFDVASMMSVTLSCDHRVVDGAVGAQWLAEFKNFLEKPVTMLL